From Fusobacterium varium:
AAAACAGCTTCTTTTCCCTCCATATGCTCCATCAAGAAAATATCACTTTCTGTGTATTGGTATCTATCTGAATTTATCACTCTTGCAAACTCTGTTAAAACTATTTCTCTTTCCATATCCTAACTCCTTTTGACACAAAAATATAGTCTATAAAATAATATGTTTTATCCTAACAATTATATCATTTATTTATCGTTTTTCCAAATTCTTATTTGATTCAAATCATTTAATCTATCAATTTTTACTTCTTGCAAAAGTCAGAAATTTATAATAGAATTAACTAGAATATAAATTATTTAGAGGTGAAAATATGAGAGCAGTTATTCAAAGAGTAAAACATTCAAGTGTCACTGTAGATGGAAAAATTTTGGGTGAGATAGGAAATGGTCTTCTTGTGCTTCTTGGTGTGACACATACAGATACAGAAAAAGAAGTAAACTGGATGGCTTCTAAAGTAAAAGATCTTAGAATATTTGAAGATGCAGAAGGAAAGATGAATTTGGGACTGGAAGATATAAAAGGAGAGCTTCTGGTTATATCTCAATTTACTCTTTATGGTAATTGCATCAAAGGACGTCGTCCAGGATTCACAGAAGCTGCCAGACCAGACCTTGCTGAGCCATTATATAAAAAATTTTTAGAAAAATGCAAAAGTTTTGGAATAAAAACTGAATGTGGAGAATTTGGTGCAGATATGAAAGTGGAACTTCTTAATGATGGGCCTGTTACAATGATAATTGATACAAAAGATATTGCAAATTTAAAATAATAAAGAAGAAAAAAATTTCTTCTCTTATTTATAAAATTCTTTCTGTTGATTTAATAGCTGTCAAATGTTATCATATATCTAGATGTCATTCAGCAGCTATTTTTTTATGCTCTGAAAGGTATTTTTTATTTTGATTATATACAAACTTAGAACACTGAGATATTAAAATACCTCAAAAGTAAAAAGTAACTATAGGGGGTGTTATTGTGCTTTATACATCACAAATTAAAAATCTTGATTTATTTAAAATCAAAGATGATACAGCAGACAAGGTATTTTTTGGATGTGACCAGGAGTGGTATCTGGAAGAAATACAACGTCGTGCAGGATGTGGTCCTACTACAGCAGCAATGCTTACACACTATTACAGATATATCAAAGAAAGTCCAGAAAAGCTTCCATGTATAAAAAGTTCTATGCTCTCTCTAATGAACGAGTTATGGAAATTTGTTACCCCTGGAAATAAAGGAATACCAACTACTGAAATATTCTGTGAAAAATTTAAAACTTATTTAAAAGAAAAAAATATGACAGTTAATTTACATACTCTTGATGTTCCTGAGCCTAATGAGGATAAACCTTCTTTTGAAGTTCTTTTATCATTTCTTCTGAAAGCCCTTTCAAATGACAGACCTATAGCATTTTTAAATCTATGCAGTGGAGAAGAAACAACTCTTGATAGATGGCATTGGGTAATTCTTACATCCATTGACTATGATACAGAAAATAAGGTTATGCAGGGAATTATATATGATGAAAGTATTGAGAAAAAGGTAGACCTTGCTTTATGGCTTAAATCTACTACTCTTGGTGGTGGATTTGTATATATGGATTATTAACTGAAAGTAAAAGAGATTGACTCGTCATCAATCTCTTTTACTTTAAATATAATACTCATAATAGTCTGCTTGAAAATCTATTTTAAATCCTAATTTTTTATACAAATTATAAGCAGGCATATTATCTGAATCTACATCAAGAATAGCTCTCTTTCCTTTTTCAAATGCTTTTTTCAAAGCAAAATTCATTATTTCTTCTCCATATCCTTTTCTTTTAAAAGAATTTCTTATCCCAAGCCCATATAAAAAAACTCCATCTTCAGTATAATTCATATTAAAAATACCTACATTTTCTTCATCCAGATATCCTATATAGGCATCTCTATCAATTGATTTTATTGCATTTTCTACAAAATTTATACTTGTTCCTTCTGGCATTTCAAATATCTCTTCTGTCATTTGAGAATATATTTTTTTATTTTTTTCAGTAACTATTTCAAAGTTTAATTTCTTTTCGTCATTCCTTTCCTGAAATTTTTCTTTTGAATAACTCATTGTATATTCTGATCTTATCAATCTTATTTCACCAACTTTTTTAAGAACTTCTTTAGAACTTTCACTTTCGGGCTCAGTTACAAATAATATTTTAGATATATCATTTTTTCTTAAAATTTCAACAGACTCCTCAAAAAGTTTTTTGAATCTCCTTTCTTTTCTATACTTAGGATGAGTAAAAGCTGATATTTCTCCTTCTTCTTTTGTTGGCAGAAAAACAGTTAAAAAAGCTACTAACTCCTCTTTTTCATATCCAAGAAAAAAACAGGGAATTTCTTTATCAAAGTTTATTTCATTAGATAAAAAAACTTCTGCTTTAAGATTTTCAAATTCATTACAAATTTTTTGAAGATTAATAATACCATTTTTCTGTTCCTCTGTAAGAATGCATATTTTCTCTATTTTCAATTCTCCTCCTATAAAAACATAAAACTTATATATTCTAAATCATTATATTACAATTAATTCAGATATCATAATTTATTTTAAAATTTAAATAAATTTTCTATTTTAATTTTGATAAAAAATTATTTTTATGTTATATTATAAAAATAACTTATTTTTAATTGAGGAGGGGAACCAATGAAAGATTTAGAAAAACTTTTTATTGATGACAAAGAGATCTATGATGCCATAGAAGCCGAGAAAAAAAGACAAAATGAAGGAATAGAACTTATCGCTTCGGAAAACTTTGTATCAGAATCGATATTAGAAGCAGCTGGAAGCGTAATGACTAATAAATATGCTGAAGGTTACCCTGACAAAAGATACTATGGTGGATGTGAATGCGTAGATATAGCTGAAAAGTTAGCAATTGAAAGAGCAAAAAAACTTTTTGATGTAAAATTTGTTAATGTACAGCCTCACTCTGGCTCTCAAGCCAATATGGGAGTATATAAGGCTCTTTTAAATATAGGAGATACTATCTTAGGAATGAAATTAGATCATGGTGGACATTTAACTCATGGTAAAAATGTAAATTTCTCTGGAAAAGATTATAATGTCTATTCTTATAGCGTAAAAAAAGATGATGAATATATAGACTATGATGAAGTTGAAAAACTTGCACTGGAAATTAAACCAAAACTTATTGTTGCTGGAGCAAGTGCATATTCTAGAACAATAGACTTTAAAAAATTTAGAGAAATAGCTGATAAAATTGATGCTATACTTATGGTGGATATGGCTCATATAGCTGGTTTAGTTGCTGCTGGGGAACATCCTAGTCCTATTCCTTATGCTCATGTTGTTACTACAACTACTCACAAGACATTAAGAGGTCCTCGTGGCGGAGTAATAATGACTAATGATGAAGAGATAGCTAAAAAAATAGACAAAGCTATATTTCCTGGAATACAAGGTGGCCCACTAATGCATATAATAGCCGCAAAAGCTGTTGCATTTAAACAGGCTCTTGAACCTGAGTTTAAAGAATATCAAAAACAGGTTGTTAAAAACGCTAAAGTGCTAGCTGAAGTTTTAAATGCTGGTGGATTGAGAGTAGTAAGCGGAGGAACTGATAATCATATGGTTCTTATAGATGTAAAAGCTAACAAAAATCTTACTGGTGCTCAAGTAGAAAAAGCTTTAGGTAAAGCTGGAATTACAGTTAATAAAAATGGGATTCCATATGATACTGAAAAACCTATGGTTACAAGTGGTATAAGAATTGGCTCTCCTGCTATGACTACTAGAGGTATGAAAGAGGAAGAAATGAAACAAATCGCCAATTTTATCCTTCAGGTAGTAGATAATATAAATGATGATAAAAAATTAATTGAAATTAGAGAGCAAGTAAAAGAACTTTGTTTAAAATTTCCATTATATAACTAATATTAAAATAAAGGGGCTGTTGCAAATTTAAAACAGCCCAATTATCAAAAAAGCTGACTTGAAGTTTTCTTCTTGTCAGCTTTTTCTTTTTAAATAAAAAAAGGTATAAAATACTAAAAATTTTTTCAAATTTCTAATATAATATACCTATGCAAAAACCAACTAATAATAACATTTTTTTTCAATTAAATCAACCTAAACTTTTTAACTTTTTACAATATGAAATTTCTGATAATGGTCCTGTAAGAAAACTTAGCTCAATATTGGAGGGATTAGATTTTAGTAGTTTAATGCAAGTATTTTCTTACAAAACAAAGGTACATCCTATCAGAATGTTTTCTATCATTGTTTATGCCTATTCGCGCAATTTAACTTCTACTAGAGATATAGAAATGGCTTGCCATGAAAATATTAAATTTAGGTTTCTTTTACAAGATTCTAAAATTCCTGATCACTCTACTATTTCTAGATTCTTAGTAAAAACTGAAGATATTCTTCCAGATCTATTTGAACAATTCGTTGAAAAAATTTTTGAAATGGAAAATATTTCCACTGAAACAATATATATTGATGGCACTAAAATTGAAGCATATGCTAATAAATATACATTTGTTTGGAAAAAATCTATTGAGAAATATAGAACTAGATTAGATGAAAAAATTCTTGAATTAATTTCAAATTTTAATGATGATTTCAACTTACAATATGACAACTTCCTTGAAATATATTCATATCTTTCTAATTTGAATTTTCAAATAGTCAAAGGTAGAGGAAAGAGAAAATCTAAAGAGCAAAAGTATTTAGAATTATGCGCAGAATACTTAGAAAAGTATCAAAAATATTCTAATCATTTTAAAAATCTTAATGGTAGAAATAGCTATTCAAAAACTGATATAGATGCTACTTTTATGAGAATGAAAGATGACCATATGAGAAATGGTCAATTAAAACCTGGATATAATCTACAAATAGGAGTGATTAGTGAATATATTTCTTCATATGAAATTTTTTCTAACCCTTCTGATTCTAAAACTTTGATTCCATTTTTAGAGAAAATTTCATCTCAAAATTTAGAAATTAAAAATATTGTAGCTGATGCAGGATATGAAAGTATTTCAAATTATGAATATTTGGAAAAAATGGACTATACTTCATACATAAAACCAATATATTTTGAAAAATCTAAAATCAGAAAGTTTAAAAATGATTTAAACAGAGTAGAAAATTTAATATATAATAATTCTGAAAATAAGCTATTTAGAAAAGATGGATTAGAATTAGAATTTCTATACTCTAACAAAAATAATACAGTTCAATATTTTTGGAATCCTGAAACTAACAAAAAAATTAAGTACAATGCGAGATTTAGAATTTTATCAAATAAATCAAAAGAGAATGTATCAAGCAATTATGGAAAACAATTAAGAATGAACAGAAGTATTCAAGTAGAAGGTGCTTTTGCAGTTTTGAAAGAAGATATGAAATTGCGAAAATTAAAAGTTCGAAGTAAAAAAAGTGTTTTAAGAGAAATATGTTTGTTTTGTATCGCTTACAACTTCAACAGATATCTAAGCAGAAATATAAATAATCGCTTAGGAACAACACTTCACTCATTAAAAGTAGCTTAGATAAATAAAAAATCATCTACTTCTTTTTTTGATACTTAAAAATAAATATAAAAATATAAATTAGCAGAAATCTATAAAATAGATTTCTATTTTTTTATGAAAAATAAGAGAAGCTGCACAAATTAGTTTATCAATCACTAATTTGCAACAGCCCCTTTTATATTTTTAATTTTTTAATTTAGCTTTCAATAAGCTTAATCCTAAAAAAATATATATACATCCTGATACTTTACCCATTACCTTGGAAGCTCCTGATTTTTCAGCTATCATCCCTGCTGCAGAAGAAGCAAACAAAGCAAGAACTATTCCATACAAACTGCTTGTAATAAAAAAACTTAATCCCAACAAAAGAAATGGAATTATTCCATATTTATTATTCACATCTATAAATTGAGGTAGAAAAGCAAGAAAAAATAAAGCTACCTTAGGGTTTAAGACATTTGTTATCACACCTTGAAAATAAACTTCTTTAAGCTTTTCCTTTTCATTTTTTTCATCTTTTATAAATAAATCTTTTTTATCTAAAATAGTTTTTATTCCCATGTAAACAAGATATGCTGCTCCCATGTATTTAACAATATTAAATGCTGTTGCTGATTTTGCAAGTATAACAGATAGACCCAAAGCAGCTAATATTGTATGTATCAATACACCAGTAGAAATTCCCAAAACGGATATTACACCAGTTTTTTTATCCTTAGACATAGATTTTCCTAAAATATACATAGTATCTGACCCAGGTGTAATATGCAATATTAAACATGATGTAAAAAAAACTGTATAGTTTACCACTCCAAACATTATTTCTTCCCCCTAATATTTAATTTTCTTCTATACTTTTTACATATTCAAATAATCTTTCTTCCAACCAATAAGTTTTAGAAAATAATCTTGAAAAACCTACATGTCCCCCATATTTTGGTGTTTCCAATTCCACACAGTCATTTTTGGCTGCTTCTTTATAAGGATAACATTTCTTTGACATTATTGGATCATCTAAGGGCATTAATATGAGTGTTTTTTTCTTTATGTATGGTATAAAATTTATACTGCTGGTTTTTTCATAATAATCTATTGCATCTAAATAACCATTTAATGGAGCTGTAAAAAGATTATCAAAATCTTCAATATCAACTACCTTTGATATAAGATTCATATTTATTTTTGTTGGATAAAGAAGAGCTTTTTGAGCTGCTTTCTCTTTTAATTTATTAACAAAATATTTTCTATAAATTATATTTTTAGGTTGTCTGAAAGCAACAGAATTTGAAACAAGATCACATGGTGGACATACAGCCATTCCACATAAAAGATTTTCTGGATATATTTTTCTTTCACCTAGATATTTTAATACAAGATTAGCTCCCAAACTGAAACCTGCAATTACAAGTTCACTGTAATCCTTTGTTTTTTCAATTACAGTTTCTAAATCACAAGTCTGTCCCATATGATAAAAGGTAACTTTTTTATTCAGCTCTCCACTGCATCCTCTATAATTCATGGCCAATATATCCCAGCCTCTTTCTGAAAAATATTTAGCAGTTCCTTGAATATACTTACTTCTAGAACTTCCTTCCAACCCATGACACAACACTATTACTTTTTTATTATCATTTTTTATCCAGTCGATGTCTAAAAAATCTTCATCAGATGTTTTTATTCTTTCTCTGGTATAATTTACACTTATTCTCCTGAAAAGAGTTGGGAAACAAGTATTTATATGTGCATTTCTAAAAATTAATGATGGTTTATATTCCAAATTTTTTTCCCCCTTATTCAAGTAAAATTTCCCTAAAATTTATCTTGGGACTCTTTAAGTAAAACATTTTAATCTTTTGATTTTTATTCTCCCCCGAAAATAAAATTCATTCATTATATACTTTTTTTATACAATTTAATATAAGAATTTCCTTTTTTAGAAAAATTTTATTATTTAATCTTATAAAATTAACTTTGAGCGAAAAAAATCTCATATTTTAATATAAAACCATTAAAAATTTTATAACACTTATATTTATAAGTCAATCTTTTTTTAATTTCTTTATAAAGTTTTTAATTTAATATTGACTTTTTTTTAAGTTCAAGGTATTGTAACTACATAGAAACATTTTTTATATTTCATATCAAAATTCAGTGAGAGGATAATATGAGAAAAAGAAAATTATTTTTAATTCTCTTTCCACTTTTTTTAGGAATTGGAATTTATCTGCTCTACAGAAGCAGAGATCTCTTTTATTTCAAATTAATACATTCTACTTTTTTAAGCAGACCTATTTTGCACATAAGAGATTTTGCAAAATTATATAGGAAATTATTTTCTACATGGGTGGTTTATTCACTTCCTGATGGCTTATGGCTTTTCTCTTTTGGAGCAGCACTATTAATGGATAGAATATTTTTTTACTATGATTTTGTTATATTTACATGCATATACATTTGGATGATAATTTTAGAATTTCTTCAATTATATTTTGGAGGACATGGAAGTATGATTGGAACTTTTGATACTATGGATATATTATTTTTTACACTTGGATATCTCCTTATTGTATTGATATCTAAATACTATCATAAAAAAAATCCTCCAGATAAGTCTTTAGTTACCATTGAAAATAAGAAAAAAGAAGTTGTTTATAATATAAAAACTATATTCATATTCACAATTTTAGGTATTTTGCCAAGCCTTCTTTAAATTAAAGAGGTTAGTTATATGAGCATCTGCTGCTCTTTGACCAACCTCTTTTTATTTTATTCACTTCTTAAAGCATCTACTGGATTAAGCTGAGCTGCTTTTTTTGCAGGTGTTACCCCAAATACTATTCCTATCGCTGTTGAAACTATCAACGAAGAAATTATAGAAATTGTAGAGAAGATTGGTGGTATTTTTACTACAAAACCAATTCCTAGCCCTAATAGGATTCCTATAATTATTCCAAGTATTCCTCCAAGCCCTGTTAAAATGATAGATTCCATTAAAAACTGTATCATTATATCTGCATTAGTTGCCCCTATTGCTTTTCTGATACCTATTTCTTTTGTTCTTTCTATTACACTCACCAGCATTATATTCATTACTCCAATACCTCCTACAAAAAGAGATATTCCTGCAACAAAGGTAACAAATATATTTAAAGTAGATAATATATTATCAAAAGAAGCTGCTGCATTAGACTCAGCATTTACTTCATATAATTCTTCTATTCCTGTTATATCTGCCATAAGTTTTTTAGCATTGGTCATACTTTCAGCTAATTTTTCTGGATCTTTTGATTCTACTATCAATGAAGTATAACCTCCTGACTGCAAATCAAAAAGTTTATCATAAGTGTTGAGAGGCATTCTTAAAAATCTTGGTATTCTACGCCCTCCCATTATTTTTATCATCTGTTCCAGAGGATTTTTATACACTCCTACTATTTTATAAGTTATATCATTTCCCCTTCTCCCTTGTGAAAGCTCCACAGTTTGTCCCACTGCATTCTTTTCATTGGTAAAAAGTGCTCTAGCTGTAAGTTGATCTATTGTTATAACTTTTTCTCCACTTTCGTATTCAAAAGGGAGAATATTTCTTCCATAGACAATATCAATTTTATCAATTTCTTCAAAATCT
This genomic window contains:
- the dtd gene encoding D-tyrosyl-tRNA(Tyr) deacylase; its protein translation is MRAVIQRVKHSSVTVDGKILGEIGNGLLVLLGVTHTDTEKEVNWMASKVKDLRIFEDAEGKMNLGLEDIKGELLVISQFTLYGNCIKGRRPGFTEAARPDLAEPLYKKFLEKCKSFGIKTECGEFGADMKVELLNDGPVTMIIDTKDIANLK
- a CDS encoding putative N-acetyltransferase; the protein is MKIEKICILTEEQKNGIINLQKICNEFENLKAEVFLSNEINFDKEIPCFFLGYEKEELVAFLTVFLPTKEEGEISAFTHPKYRKERRFKKLFEESVEILRKNDISKILFVTEPESESSKEVLKKVGEIRLIRSEYTMSYSKEKFQERNDEKKLNFEIVTEKNKKIYSQMTEEIFEMPEGTSINFVENAIKSIDRDAYIGYLDEENVGIFNMNYTEDGVFLYGLGIRNSFKRKGYGEEIMNFALKKAFEKGKRAILDVDSDNMPAYNLYKKLGFKIDFQADYYEYYI
- the glyA gene encoding serine hydroxymethyltransferase; its protein translation is MKDLEKLFIDDKEIYDAIEAEKKRQNEGIELIASENFVSESILEAAGSVMTNKYAEGYPDKRYYGGCECVDIAEKLAIERAKKLFDVKFVNVQPHSGSQANMGVYKALLNIGDTILGMKLDHGGHLTHGKNVNFSGKDYNVYSYSVKKDDEYIDYDEVEKLALEIKPKLIVAGASAYSRTIDFKKFREIADKIDAILMVDMAHIAGLVAAGEHPSPIPYAHVVTTTTHKTLRGPRGGVIMTNDEEIAKKIDKAIFPGIQGGPLMHIIAAKAVAFKQALEPEFKEYQKQVVKNAKVLAEVLNAGGLRVVSGGTDNHMVLIDVKANKNLTGAQVEKALGKAGITVNKNGIPYDTEKPMVTSGIRIGSPAMTTRGMKEEEMKQIANFILQVVDNINDDKKLIEIREQVKELCLKFPLYN
- a CDS encoding putative transposase, with product MQKPTNNNIFFQLNQPKLFNFLQYEISDNGPVRKLSSILEGLDFSSLMQVFSYKTKVHPIRMFSIIVYAYSRNLTSTRDIEMACHENIKFRFLLQDSKIPDHSTISRFLVKTEDILPDLFEQFVEKIFEMENISTETIYIDGTKIEAYANKYTFVWKKSIEKYRTRLDEKILELISNFNDDFNLQYDNFLEIYSYLSNLNFQIVKGRGKRKSKEQKYLELCAEYLEKYQKYSNHFKNLNGRNSYSKTDIDATFMRMKDDHMRNGQLKPGYNLQIGVISEYISSYEIFSNPSDSKTLIPFLEKISSQNLEIKNIVADAGYESISNYEYLEKMDYTSYIKPIYFEKSKIRKFKNDLNRVENLIYNNSENKLFRKDGLELEFLYSNKNNTVQYFWNPETNKKIKYNARFRILSNKSKENVSSNYGKQLRMNRSIQVEGAFAVLKEDMKLRKLKVRSKKSVLREICLFCIAYNFNRYLSRNINNRLGTTLHSLKVA
- a CDS encoding putative efflux protein, whose translation is MFGVVNYTVFFTSCLILHITPGSDTMYILGKSMSKDKKTGVISVLGISTGVLIHTILAALGLSVILAKSATAFNIVKYMGAAYLVYMGIKTILDKKDLFIKDEKNEKEKLKEVYFQGVITNVLNPKVALFFLAFLPQFIDVNNKYGIIPFLLLGLSFFITSSLYGIVLALFASSAAGMIAEKSGASKVMGKVSGCIYIFLGLSLLKAKLKN
- a CDS encoding putative hydrolase; translated protein: MEYKPSLIFRNAHINTCFPTLFRRISVNYTRERIKTSDEDFLDIDWIKNDNKKVIVLCHGLEGSSRSKYIQGTAKYFSERGWDILAMNYRGCSGELNKKVTFYHMGQTCDLETVIEKTKDYSELVIAGFSLGANLVLKYLGERKIYPENLLCGMAVCPPCDLVSNSVAFRQPKNIIYRKYFVNKLKEKAAQKALLYPTKINMNLISKVVDIEDFDNLFTAPLNGYLDAIDYYEKTSSINFIPYIKKKTLILMPLDDPIMSKKCYPYKEAAKNDCVELETPKYGGHVGFSRLFSKTYWLEERLFEYVKSIEEN
- a CDS encoding ABC transporter permease, which codes for MNFIESLKSAIQSLKGNKMRSFLTMLGIIIGISSVITMSAIGKGGQENITGNLKEGGYGKFSISVDKQDEEFRWKYLLDDSIIDKIKESGKFKAVSPKISSNFAVKIGERKEMMFLSVTTPDFEEIDKIDIVYGRNILPFEYESGEKVITIDQLTARALFTNEKNAVGQTVELSQGRRGNDITYKIVGVYKNPLEQMIKIMGGRRIPRFLRMPLNTYDKLFDLQSGGYTSLIVESKDPEKLAESMTNAKKLMADITGIEELYEVNAESNAAASFDNILSTLNIFVTFVAGISLFVGGIGVMNIMLVSVIERTKEIGIRKAIGATNADIMIQFLMESIILTGLGGILGIIIGILLGLGIGFVVKIPPIFSTISIISSLIVSTAIGIVFGVTPAKKAAQLNPVDALRSE